In Phenylobacterium hankyongense, the sequence CCAGGATAACTTTGGTCATGATCAGTTCCTTCCAGGTATGGCAGCGGCCTGGGGGCGGCCGCAGCAGGTTAAAGTCGGGGGTCCCTAGGCGTTGACCGCGATCTTGGTGTCGCGGGGTTCGGGCCGGCCTTCGCCGTGTTCGACGTAGTCCTTCAGGCTGAGCAGGAACGTCGCCCACTTGGTCGAGCAGTGGTGCATGAACTCCACCGGCTCGCGCCAGCCGGCCTGCTTGAAGAGGACGATGGTCTGGCCGTTGCGCCATTCGAGCCGGAAGCTGATCTCGGTAGGGACCCACTCCTCGGCCGGGCCGGAATAGCGCCAGGTCACCAGGCTGGAGTCGGCGTGGGTGACCTGCAGCCGGTTGCTGCGGAACTGGAAAGCGCCGCCTTCCGAGGCGTCGCCGTTGGTGTCGGAACTCCACCAGTTGCGGATGCCCTCGACCGTGGTGAGCGCTTCGAAGACCCGCATGGGCTCGGCGGCGATGCCAACGCGGTGAAGAATGTCAGGCATATCAAGTCTCCTTATCCAATGGACGTGAGTGAAGGACCGCGCAGGCGCGCGGGATCGTTCGCGTCCGGCAGACGCGGCGTTGGAGTAGAAAAAAGCTGGAAGGTGAGAGCTAAGCGGCCCTCATTCCTCCTGGTCTGGAAGGTCGTCGGCGTAGTCGGCGTATTCGCCCAGCTTCTGGGTCCAGCCGCCGCCTATGCTTGAAAGCCACTGGACGGCGTCCTGGCCGAAGCGCTCCAGGTTCCGGTGCTCCAGCGATACGTCCGTTCCGCCGTCCGGCGCAGCCCTGAAAGTCAACTCAACCT encodes:
- a CDS encoding SRPBCC family protein codes for the protein MPDILHRVGIAAEPMRVFEALTTVEGIRNWWSSDTNGDASEGGAFQFRSNRLQVTHADSSLVTWRYSGPAEEWVPTEISFRLEWRNGQTIVLFKQAGWREPVEFMHHCSTKWATFLLSLKDYVEHGEGRPEPRDTKIAVNA